The DNA segment TGTTCAAACTGATTGCCTGGCCGCAGTCCGCCTTGGAAAAAACCGAAAAACTGGAACAGTTGAGGGCACTGGAGAATGGGGTCAAAATCCGGTTGATCAAAACCGCTTATTCTCCGTTGGCAGTAGATACCCCGGCAGATAAGGCCCGGATATGCAAAATATTAGAAGGCCAATCTTTTGCTTGACATTGGCGTTTTTTGGAGTTAAAATTAACGTCCATTAAAAAATCAACCCAATATTTTATAAATCAAAAGGAATTCAAAAATGAGGAAACAGTGGTTATCCCTGGCCGCCTTAATTGTGGCGTTAGCGGGTATGAGCTTCATGCTGATGGGCTGCGATGCCGTTCTCAGCGGGGCTTTGGTTCACATGCAGCAAAATGATTATCCCGGCGCCATCAAAGTGCTTAATGACGGCATTGCTCAAAATCCAGCCAATGGGCAGTACTATGCCTTGCTGGCCAATTGTTATGTCAACACCCGGCAGTTCAAAGAAGCCGGCCCGGCTTACGAAATGGCTATTAAAAATTGGCCCGACAAAAAAGATTCCCTGACCAAGGCCCGGGATGACGATTGGAAGAGGCTGATCGGAAGTGCTCAGAAAAATATCCAGCAGATGTTTGCCGTGGCCCAGGAATCAGTCAAGGCCTATTCGGACAACGCCCTGAAATACCTGAATCAGGCGGTGGATTTTGCTCCCGACAAGGCCGATAATTACGCTCTCTTTGGTTCTTACTACAGCCTCAATGGTAACGCCGAGGAATCCAAGAAGATGTTTGAAAAGGCCCTCAAAATGGACCCCACCAATGTCAAGCTGTATTCTGTCATAGGAAAAAACGCTGCTCAGGTCGGCAATCTGGACAAAGCCGTCATTTATTACAAAAAATATGTGGACTTGAAGAAGGACGACTTTGAGGGATATCTGGAACTGGGAAAAATCTACCTTCAGAAAAAGATGTACCGCGAGGCTGCCGATGTCCTGATCAAAGCCGCCGACTTAAAAAAGGACGATTTTTTAAGTTTCTATTTTCTGGGCAACGCCTACCTGCAGATGGGCAAATACCAAGAGGCCATCCAGTCATTTACTGCGGCCTCGGTGATCGACCCCAACAACAAGAACGCCTGGTATAACCTGGGCCAGGCATATTATAGCGCAAAGGATTATCCGAAAGCTGCCGAAAATTTTGACAAAGTGGTGAAGATTGACGATAAAGACCTGGAGGCCTGGGTGTTCGTGGGGTACCTGTCCGAAAAGGTAAAGGATTATCAGAAAGCCCTGGAGGCCTATAAAACGCTGGTGACTCTGAAACCCGAATCGGTCGAATACTGGGGAAGCCTGGCCCAGGTTTACCGCAAGATAGGCCGCAAGGCCGAGGCAGAGGAGGCCGCCCAAAAGGCCAAAGCCCTGGAAAAGAAATAGTCCATTATTTTGTTGACCAAAGATGGCAGCTTGATCAGGCTGCCATCTTTTTTTAGAGACCGGAATCTTCCTTCATTTTTAAGTTGAAAACAGGTTCCCCAGCATATAATAATATTTCCTATGAGCAAAAATATTAATGATCCAACAAGCCCAAGGGCCAAAACCAAAACGGTCAAGATAGGCGGTTTTTATATCGGCGGAGAAAATCCCGTATCCATCCAGTCCATGACCAATACCGATACCGCCGATCCCAAAGCCACCCTGGCTCAGATAAAAAAACTCGAGAATGCCGGCTGTCAGATAGTCCGCCTGGCCGTGCCCGATCAGGCGGCGGCCCGGGCCCTGAAACTGATTCGGCAGGGGACCAAAATGCCGCTGGTGGCCGATATCCATTTTGACCATCGTTTGGCTTTAATGGCCCTGGAGGCCGGGGTCGACAAACTGCGGATAAATCCCGGCAATATCGGCTCCCAAGACAAGATAAAGCAGGTGGTTCGGGCCGCCGCCCAAAGAGGCGTTCCCATCAGGATCGGGGTCAATGCCGGGTCGCTGGAGAAGGACATTCTGGCCAGGCATGGCCGCCTCACCGCCTTAGGTCTGGTAGAAAGCGCATTGAGGCACGTCAGGATCCTGGAAGACCTGGGTTTTACCGATATCGTGATCTCGCTCAAAGGCTCGGAGGTGCCAATGACTATCGAGGCTTATCGTATAATGTCCCGAAGATCAAAATATCCCCTACACCTGGGGATCACCGAGGCCGGCACGGCCTATGCCGGGGCCATCCGTTCGGCAGTGGGCATCGGGTCGCTTCTGGCCCAGGGCATCGGGGACACCGTCAGGGTCTCGCTTTCCGGCGACCCGGTGAAGGAAGTGGAGGCGGCCCGGATCATTCTGCAGTCTTTGGACCTGGGAAGTTTCGGGCCGGTGGTGCTGGCCTGCCCCACCTGCGGACGGGCCAAGATCGACGTGGAACGGATCGCCAGCCAGGTGGAAAAAAGGATAAGGAACATCAAAGCTCCTTTAAAAATAGCGGTGATGGGCTGCGCCGTGAATGGGCCGGGCGAAGCCCGCCAGGCCGACATCGGCATCGCAGGCGGTCACCGGGGCCGGGGACTGCTGTTCAAAAAGGGGAAGGCAGTGGAGATGGTCGATGAAAAAATGATGGTGGTAAGATTGCTGGCTGAGATCAATAAAATGTCCCAAAAATAAACCCCGGAAAATTAAGGAGGTATCATGGCCTCGGGTAAAAAAATATTCTTCATAGTCCTGATAGCGGCCGGTGGGCTGCTGTTCGGGCTGACCATGGCGGCCATCGTCTGGTCATCGTTCTCCCAAAGCGGCGGGATGGACATCGGCTACGGTAAATACGTAGGCATAGTGGAGGTGAACGGGGCCATAATTTCATCCGATGAAACCGTCAATATCATAAAAAAATACCGGGACAACAGCGCCATCAAGGCCATAGTGCTGAGGATCCAGAGCCCGGGCGGCGGGGTGGCGGCCTCCCAGGAGATATACCAGGCCCTGAAAAAAACCGCGGAAACCAAGCCGGTGGTCTGTTCCATGGGCGAAGTGGCGGCCTCGGGCGGCTATTACATAGCCTGCGCCTGCGATACCATAGTGGCCAATCCCGGCACCCTGACCGGATCCATCGGGGTGATAATGGAATTCATGGTGGCCGAGGAGCTGATCAAAAAAGTGGGGCTGAAGTTCGAGGTGCTCAAGGCCGGACAGAACAAGGACCTGGGCTCTCCCTTCCGCCAGATGACCCCCGAAGAACGGGCTTTGCTCCAGGGGATGATAGACGACGTCCACTCACAGTTCATAGAGGCCGTGGCCGAGGGCCGAAAGCTTTCGCCGGATTCGGTCAAG comes from the candidate division TA06 bacterium genome and includes:
- the sppA gene encoding signal peptide peptidase SppA, which translates into the protein MASGKKIFFIVLIAAGGLLFGLTMAAIVWSSFSQSGGMDIGYGKYVGIVEVNGAIISSDETVNIIKKYRDNSAIKAIVLRIQSPGGGVAASQEIYQALKKTAETKPVVCSMGEVAASGGYYIACACDTIVANPGTLTGSIGVIMEFMVAEELIKKVGLKFEVLKAGQNKDLGSPFRQMTPEERALLQGMIDDVHSQFIEAVAEGRKLSPDSVKLFADGRVFSGRQALALRLVDKMGTLEDAITVAAGMAGLKEKPKIFRERKKRPTLLDLLIRGVDEISNLDNSGVRLQYRLVR
- the ispG gene encoding flavodoxin-dependent (E)-4-hydroxy-3-methylbut-2-enyl-diphosphate synthase, giving the protein MSKNINDPTSPRAKTKTVKIGGFYIGGENPVSIQSMTNTDTADPKATLAQIKKLENAGCQIVRLAVPDQAAARALKLIRQGTKMPLVADIHFDHRLALMALEAGVDKLRINPGNIGSQDKIKQVVRAAAQRGVPIRIGVNAGSLEKDILARHGRLTALGLVESALRHVRILEDLGFTDIVISLKGSEVPMTIEAYRIMSRRSKYPLHLGITEAGTAYAGAIRSAVGIGSLLAQGIGDTVRVSLSGDPVKEVEAARIILQSLDLGSFGPVVLACPTCGRAKIDVERIASQVEKRIRNIKAPLKIAVMGCAVNGPGEARQADIGIAGGHRGRGLLFKKGKAVEMVDEKMMVVRLLAEINKMSQK
- a CDS encoding tetratricopeptide repeat protein, with the protein product MRKQWLSLAALIVALAGMSFMLMGCDAVLSGALVHMQQNDYPGAIKVLNDGIAQNPANGQYYALLANCYVNTRQFKEAGPAYEMAIKNWPDKKDSLTKARDDDWKRLIGSAQKNIQQMFAVAQESVKAYSDNALKYLNQAVDFAPDKADNYALFGSYYSLNGNAEESKKMFEKALKMDPTNVKLYSVIGKNAAQVGNLDKAVIYYKKYVDLKKDDFEGYLELGKIYLQKKMYREAADVLIKAADLKKDDFLSFYFLGNAYLQMGKYQEAIQSFTAASVIDPNNKNAWYNLGQAYYSAKDYPKAAENFDKVVKIDDKDLEAWVFVGYLSEKVKDYQKALEAYKTLVTLKPESVEYWGSLAQVYRKIGRKAEAEEAAQKAKALEKK